The Struthio camelus isolate bStrCam1 chromosome 17, bStrCam1.hap1, whole genome shotgun sequence genome window below encodes:
- the PISD gene encoding phosphatidylserine decarboxylase proenzyme, mitochondrial isoform X3: protein MSVLRQPFPVCYIYSLLTSCNFLIPGSLCIRTQVLWKQPPSRTFFSDRKKLHTAPVRQAFRLRPFHVLVATGGGYAGYRKYEDYKLEQLEKRGLEVPVKLASEWEVALYKSVPTRLLSRAWGRLNQVELPTWLRKPVYSLYIWTFGVNMKEAAVEDLHHYRNLSEFFRRKLKPQARPVCCLHSVISPSDGKILNFGQVKNCEVEQVKGVTYSLESFLGPRISTEELHFSQAPSGNSFQQQLVTKEGNELYHCVIYLAPGDYHCFHSPTDWRVSHRRHFPGSLMSVNPGVARWIKELFCHNERVVLTGDWKHGFFSLTAVGATNVGSIRIYFDQDLHTNSPSYSKGSYNDFSFVSNNNKEGIPMRKGEHLGEFNLGSTIVLIFEAPKDFKFHLKAGQKIRFGEALGSL from the exons ATGTCTGTACTTAGGCAACCCTTTCCTGTGTGTTATATTTACAGTTTGCTGACCAGCTGTAACTTCCTTATACCTGGGAGCCTGTGTATTAGAACTCAAGTTCTGTGGAAACAGCCACCTTCTAGGACCTTTTTCAGTG ACAGGAAAAAGCTTCATACTGCTCCAGTAAGGCAAGCCTTCCGTCTGCGCCCCTTCCATGTTCTGGTGGCTACAGGTGGGGGATATGCAGGGTACAGAAAATATGAAGATTACAAGTTGGAacagctggagaagaggggcCTAGAGGTGCCTGTCAAGCTTGCAAGCGAGTGGGAG GTTGCTTTGTACAAATCGGTACCAACTCGCCTGCTCTCACGAGCCTGGGGTCGCCTGAACCAGGTGGAGCTGCCTACATGGCTCCGGAAGCCTGTTTACAGCTTATACATCTGGACATTTGGCGTGAACATGAAGGAGGCAGCTGTTGAAGATTTACATCACTATAGAAACCTCAGTGAATTCTTTCGTAGGAAGCTGAAACCACAAGCACGGCCAGTCTGCTGTTTGCACAGTGTG aTTAGTCCCTCTGATGGAAAGATACTTAACTTTGGACAGGTAAAAAACTGTGAAGTGGAGCAGGTGAAAGGTGTTACTTATTCGCTGGAATCTTTCTTGGGACCTCGCATCAGCACAGAGGAGTTGCATTTTAGCCAAG CCCCATCTGGCAACTCATTTCAGCAACAACTTGTCACAAAGGAGGGGAATGAGCTCTACCACTGTGTGATCTACCTTGCACCAGGGGATTATCACTGCTTCCATTCACCCACTGACTGGAGAGTGTCACACCGACGTCATTTCCCAG GCTCTCTGATGTCTGTGAATCCTGGGGTTGCTCGCTGGATCAAGGAACTTTTCTGCCACAACGAACGGGTTGTCCTTACAGGCGACTGGAAACATGGCTTTTTCTCTTTAACAGCAGTAGGAGCAACAAATGTGGGCTCTATCCGCATCTACTTTGACCAG GACTTGCATACCAACAGTCCAAGTTACTCAAAAGGCTCCTACAATGACTTCAGCTTCGTATCCAACAACAACAAGGAGGGGATCCCCATGAGGAAAGGAGAACATTTAGGGGAATTTAACTTAGGCTCCACTATTGTGTTAATCTTTGAGGCACCCAAGGACTTCAAATTCCACCTTAAAGCCGGACAGAAAATCCGCTTTGGAGAAGCACTGGGCTCTCTATAG
- the PISD gene encoding phosphatidylserine decarboxylase proenzyme, mitochondrial isoform X4 — protein sequence MAAALLRRSSLLTSCNFLIPGSLCIRTQVLWKQPPSRTFFSDRKKLHTAPVRQAFRLRPFHVLVATGGGYAGYRKYEDYKLEQLEKRGLEVPVKLASEWEVALYKSVPTRLLSRAWGRLNQVELPTWLRKPVYSLYIWTFGVNMKEAAVEDLHHYRNLSEFFRRKLKPQARPVCCLHSVISPSDGKILNFGQVKNCEVEQVKGVTYSLESFLGPRISTEELHFSQAPSGNSFQQQLVTKEGNELYHCVIYLAPGDYHCFHSPTDWRVSHRRHFPGSLMSVNPGVARWIKELFCHNERVVLTGDWKHGFFSLTAVGATNVGSIRIYFDQDLHTNSPSYSKGSYNDFSFVSNNNKEGIPMRKGEHLGEFNLGSTIVLIFEAPKDFKFHLKAGQKIRFGEALGSL from the exons atggcggcggcgctgctgcggcGGAGCAG TTTGCTGACCAGCTGTAACTTCCTTATACCTGGGAGCCTGTGTATTAGAACTCAAGTTCTGTGGAAACAGCCACCTTCTAGGACCTTTTTCAGTG ACAGGAAAAAGCTTCATACTGCTCCAGTAAGGCAAGCCTTCCGTCTGCGCCCCTTCCATGTTCTGGTGGCTACAGGTGGGGGATATGCAGGGTACAGAAAATATGAAGATTACAAGTTGGAacagctggagaagaggggcCTAGAGGTGCCTGTCAAGCTTGCAAGCGAGTGGGAG GTTGCTTTGTACAAATCGGTACCAACTCGCCTGCTCTCACGAGCCTGGGGTCGCCTGAACCAGGTGGAGCTGCCTACATGGCTCCGGAAGCCTGTTTACAGCTTATACATCTGGACATTTGGCGTGAACATGAAGGAGGCAGCTGTTGAAGATTTACATCACTATAGAAACCTCAGTGAATTCTTTCGTAGGAAGCTGAAACCACAAGCACGGCCAGTCTGCTGTTTGCACAGTGTG aTTAGTCCCTCTGATGGAAAGATACTTAACTTTGGACAGGTAAAAAACTGTGAAGTGGAGCAGGTGAAAGGTGTTACTTATTCGCTGGAATCTTTCTTGGGACCTCGCATCAGCACAGAGGAGTTGCATTTTAGCCAAG CCCCATCTGGCAACTCATTTCAGCAACAACTTGTCACAAAGGAGGGGAATGAGCTCTACCACTGTGTGATCTACCTTGCACCAGGGGATTATCACTGCTTCCATTCACCCACTGACTGGAGAGTGTCACACCGACGTCATTTCCCAG GCTCTCTGATGTCTGTGAATCCTGGGGTTGCTCGCTGGATCAAGGAACTTTTCTGCCACAACGAACGGGTTGTCCTTACAGGCGACTGGAAACATGGCTTTTTCTCTTTAACAGCAGTAGGAGCAACAAATGTGGGCTCTATCCGCATCTACTTTGACCAG GACTTGCATACCAACAGTCCAAGTTACTCAAAAGGCTCCTACAATGACTTCAGCTTCGTATCCAACAACAACAAGGAGGGGATCCCCATGAGGAAAGGAGAACATTTAGGGGAATTTAACTTAGGCTCCACTATTGTGTTAATCTTTGAGGCACCCAAGGACTTCAAATTCCACCTTAAAGCCGGACAGAAAATCCGCTTTGGAGAAGCACTGGGCTCTCTATAG
- the PISD gene encoding phosphatidylserine decarboxylase proenzyme, mitochondrial isoform X1 — MVRCYKALSNPPPSCYNLRKVKIHVRRLRSGNGGSSSCAGDQHPQLESPGPAGSAGGTPNRRSRFRLQFPQLALRRRLGQLSCMSRPALKLRSWPLTILYYLLPFGALKPLTRVGWRPMSRVALYKSVPTRLLSRAWGRLNQVELPTWLRKPVYSLYIWTFGVNMKEAAVEDLHHYRNLSEFFRRKLKPQARPVCCLHSVISPSDGKILNFGQVKNCEVEQVKGVTYSLESFLGPRISTEELHFSQAPSGNSFQQQLVTKEGNELYHCVIYLAPGDYHCFHSPTDWRVSHRRHFPGSLMSVNPGVARWIKELFCHNERVVLTGDWKHGFFSLTAVGATNVGSIRIYFDQDLHTNSPSYSKGSYNDFSFVSNNNKEGIPMRKGEHLGEFNLGSTIVLIFEAPKDFKFHLKAGQKIRFGEALGSL, encoded by the exons ATGGTGAGATGCTATAAAGCTTTATCTAACCCTCCACCCTCTTGCTACAACCTCCGCAAAGTTAAAATTCATGTCCGGAGGCTGCGTTCAGGgaacggcggcagcagcagctgtgccGGGGACCAGCACCCACAACTGGAGAGTCCAGGCCCGGCTGGCTCTGCCGGTGGTACACCAAATAGGAGAAGCCGTTTCAG GTTGCAATTCCCCCAGCTGGCCCTGAGGCGAAGGTTGGGCCAGCTGAGCTGTATGTCTAGGCCTGCTCTGAAACTCCGTTCTTGGCCTCTGACTATTCTCTATTATCTTCTGCCTTTTGGTGCTCTTAAACCCTTGACCAGAGTGGGATGGAGGCCTATGAGCAGG GTTGCTTTGTACAAATCGGTACCAACTCGCCTGCTCTCACGAGCCTGGGGTCGCCTGAACCAGGTGGAGCTGCCTACATGGCTCCGGAAGCCTGTTTACAGCTTATACATCTGGACATTTGGCGTGAACATGAAGGAGGCAGCTGTTGAAGATTTACATCACTATAGAAACCTCAGTGAATTCTTTCGTAGGAAGCTGAAACCACAAGCACGGCCAGTCTGCTGTTTGCACAGTGTG aTTAGTCCCTCTGATGGAAAGATACTTAACTTTGGACAGGTAAAAAACTGTGAAGTGGAGCAGGTGAAAGGTGTTACTTATTCGCTGGAATCTTTCTTGGGACCTCGCATCAGCACAGAGGAGTTGCATTTTAGCCAAG CCCCATCTGGCAACTCATTTCAGCAACAACTTGTCACAAAGGAGGGGAATGAGCTCTACCACTGTGTGATCTACCTTGCACCAGGGGATTATCACTGCTTCCATTCACCCACTGACTGGAGAGTGTCACACCGACGTCATTTCCCAG GCTCTCTGATGTCTGTGAATCCTGGGGTTGCTCGCTGGATCAAGGAACTTTTCTGCCACAACGAACGGGTTGTCCTTACAGGCGACTGGAAACATGGCTTTTTCTCTTTAACAGCAGTAGGAGCAACAAATGTGGGCTCTATCCGCATCTACTTTGACCAG GACTTGCATACCAACAGTCCAAGTTACTCAAAAGGCTCCTACAATGACTTCAGCTTCGTATCCAACAACAACAAGGAGGGGATCCCCATGAGGAAAGGAGAACATTTAGGGGAATTTAACTTAGGCTCCACTATTGTGTTAATCTTTGAGGCACCCAAGGACTTCAAATTCCACCTTAAAGCCGGACAGAAAATCCGCTTTGGAGAAGCACTGGGCTCTCTATAG
- the PISD gene encoding phosphatidylserine decarboxylase proenzyme, mitochondrial isoform X2: MCQSNTLQGPDLHTGKWLRSGNGGSSSCAGDQHPQLESPGPAGSAGGTPNRRSRFRLQFPQLALRRRLGQLSCMSRPALKLRSWPLTILYYLLPFGALKPLTRVGWRPMSRVALYKSVPTRLLSRAWGRLNQVELPTWLRKPVYSLYIWTFGVNMKEAAVEDLHHYRNLSEFFRRKLKPQARPVCCLHSVISPSDGKILNFGQVKNCEVEQVKGVTYSLESFLGPRISTEELHFSQAPSGNSFQQQLVTKEGNELYHCVIYLAPGDYHCFHSPTDWRVSHRRHFPGSLMSVNPGVARWIKELFCHNERVVLTGDWKHGFFSLTAVGATNVGSIRIYFDQDLHTNSPSYSKGSYNDFSFVSNNNKEGIPMRKGEHLGEFNLGSTIVLIFEAPKDFKFHLKAGQKIRFGEALGSL, from the exons ATGTGTCAGTCAAACACCCTGCAGGGACCAGATCTACACACAGGGAAATG GCTGCGTTCAGGgaacggcggcagcagcagctgtgccGGGGACCAGCACCCACAACTGGAGAGTCCAGGCCCGGCTGGCTCTGCCGGTGGTACACCAAATAGGAGAAGCCGTTTCAG GTTGCAATTCCCCCAGCTGGCCCTGAGGCGAAGGTTGGGCCAGCTGAGCTGTATGTCTAGGCCTGCTCTGAAACTCCGTTCTTGGCCTCTGACTATTCTCTATTATCTTCTGCCTTTTGGTGCTCTTAAACCCTTGACCAGAGTGGGATGGAGGCCTATGAGCAGG GTTGCTTTGTACAAATCGGTACCAACTCGCCTGCTCTCACGAGCCTGGGGTCGCCTGAACCAGGTGGAGCTGCCTACATGGCTCCGGAAGCCTGTTTACAGCTTATACATCTGGACATTTGGCGTGAACATGAAGGAGGCAGCTGTTGAAGATTTACATCACTATAGAAACCTCAGTGAATTCTTTCGTAGGAAGCTGAAACCACAAGCACGGCCAGTCTGCTGTTTGCACAGTGTG aTTAGTCCCTCTGATGGAAAGATACTTAACTTTGGACAGGTAAAAAACTGTGAAGTGGAGCAGGTGAAAGGTGTTACTTATTCGCTGGAATCTTTCTTGGGACCTCGCATCAGCACAGAGGAGTTGCATTTTAGCCAAG CCCCATCTGGCAACTCATTTCAGCAACAACTTGTCACAAAGGAGGGGAATGAGCTCTACCACTGTGTGATCTACCTTGCACCAGGGGATTATCACTGCTTCCATTCACCCACTGACTGGAGAGTGTCACACCGACGTCATTTCCCAG GCTCTCTGATGTCTGTGAATCCTGGGGTTGCTCGCTGGATCAAGGAACTTTTCTGCCACAACGAACGGGTTGTCCTTACAGGCGACTGGAAACATGGCTTTTTCTCTTTAACAGCAGTAGGAGCAACAAATGTGGGCTCTATCCGCATCTACTTTGACCAG GACTTGCATACCAACAGTCCAAGTTACTCAAAAGGCTCCTACAATGACTTCAGCTTCGTATCCAACAACAACAAGGAGGGGATCCCCATGAGGAAAGGAGAACATTTAGGGGAATTTAACTTAGGCTCCACTATTGTGTTAATCTTTGAGGCACCCAAGGACTTCAAATTCCACCTTAAAGCCGGACAGAAAATCCGCTTTGGAGAAGCACTGGGCTCTCTATAG
- the PISD gene encoding phosphatidylserine decarboxylase proenzyme, mitochondrial isoform X5 — protein MCQSNTLQGPDLHTGKWLQFPQLALRRRLGQLSCMSRPALKLRSWPLTILYYLLPFGALKPLTRVGWRPMSRVALYKSVPTRLLSRAWGRLNQVELPTWLRKPVYSLYIWTFGVNMKEAAVEDLHHYRNLSEFFRRKLKPQARPVCCLHSVISPSDGKILNFGQVKNCEVEQVKGVTYSLESFLGPRISTEELHFSQAPSGNSFQQQLVTKEGNELYHCVIYLAPGDYHCFHSPTDWRVSHRRHFPGSLMSVNPGVARWIKELFCHNERVVLTGDWKHGFFSLTAVGATNVGSIRIYFDQDLHTNSPSYSKGSYNDFSFVSNNNKEGIPMRKGEHLGEFNLGSTIVLIFEAPKDFKFHLKAGQKIRFGEALGSL, from the exons ATGTGTCAGTCAAACACCCTGCAGGGACCAGATCTACACACAGGGAAATG GTTGCAATTCCCCCAGCTGGCCCTGAGGCGAAGGTTGGGCCAGCTGAGCTGTATGTCTAGGCCTGCTCTGAAACTCCGTTCTTGGCCTCTGACTATTCTCTATTATCTTCTGCCTTTTGGTGCTCTTAAACCCTTGACCAGAGTGGGATGGAGGCCTATGAGCAGG GTTGCTTTGTACAAATCGGTACCAACTCGCCTGCTCTCACGAGCCTGGGGTCGCCTGAACCAGGTGGAGCTGCCTACATGGCTCCGGAAGCCTGTTTACAGCTTATACATCTGGACATTTGGCGTGAACATGAAGGAGGCAGCTGTTGAAGATTTACATCACTATAGAAACCTCAGTGAATTCTTTCGTAGGAAGCTGAAACCACAAGCACGGCCAGTCTGCTGTTTGCACAGTGTG aTTAGTCCCTCTGATGGAAAGATACTTAACTTTGGACAGGTAAAAAACTGTGAAGTGGAGCAGGTGAAAGGTGTTACTTATTCGCTGGAATCTTTCTTGGGACCTCGCATCAGCACAGAGGAGTTGCATTTTAGCCAAG CCCCATCTGGCAACTCATTTCAGCAACAACTTGTCACAAAGGAGGGGAATGAGCTCTACCACTGTGTGATCTACCTTGCACCAGGGGATTATCACTGCTTCCATTCACCCACTGACTGGAGAGTGTCACACCGACGTCATTTCCCAG GCTCTCTGATGTCTGTGAATCCTGGGGTTGCTCGCTGGATCAAGGAACTTTTCTGCCACAACGAACGGGTTGTCCTTACAGGCGACTGGAAACATGGCTTTTTCTCTTTAACAGCAGTAGGAGCAACAAATGTGGGCTCTATCCGCATCTACTTTGACCAG GACTTGCATACCAACAGTCCAAGTTACTCAAAAGGCTCCTACAATGACTTCAGCTTCGTATCCAACAACAACAAGGAGGGGATCCCCATGAGGAAAGGAGAACATTTAGGGGAATTTAACTTAGGCTCCACTATTGTGTTAATCTTTGAGGCACCCAAGGACTTCAAATTCCACCTTAAAGCCGGACAGAAAATCCGCTTTGGAGAAGCACTGGGCTCTCTATAG